Proteins from a single region of Haloplanus sp. GDY1:
- a CDS encoding endonuclease III domain-containing protein codes for MPDEPAENVSGGADGGGADARFAAGDPETRAEAVVDALGDVYWRKAYGGRDAFPCLVRTILSQNTSDVASQPAFDALLDRYGRDGDLAASLAAADRGTLASTIESAGLYNRKSRVIVDCAEEVLADFGGADAFDDFVREGDPTEVRERLLDVRGVGPKTADCVLLFAGGRGGVFPVDTHVHRIARRMGLAPPDADHDAVREALEDAVPAEKCGFGHTAMIQFGREHCSARKPACLDGLEACPLADLCDRIGVDPDSGAVVDPADDFD; via the coding sequence ATGCCCGACGAACCCGCCGAGAACGTCAGCGGCGGCGCCGACGGCGGCGGCGCCGACGCCCGGTTCGCCGCCGGCGACCCCGAGACGCGTGCGGAGGCCGTCGTCGACGCCCTCGGCGACGTCTACTGGCGGAAGGCCTACGGCGGCCGGGACGCCTTCCCCTGTCTCGTCCGCACGATCCTGAGCCAGAACACGAGCGACGTGGCGAGTCAACCGGCCTTCGACGCCCTGCTTGATCGCTACGGCCGCGACGGTGACCTCGCGGCGTCGCTCGCGGCCGCCGACCGCGGGACGCTCGCCTCGACCATCGAGTCCGCGGGGCTCTACAACCGGAAGTCCCGCGTCATCGTCGACTGTGCCGAGGAGGTCCTCGCCGACTTCGGCGGCGCCGACGCGTTCGACGACTTCGTCCGCGAGGGCGACCCCACCGAGGTACGGGAGCGACTGCTCGACGTGCGCGGCGTCGGCCCCAAGACCGCCGACTGCGTCCTCCTCTTTGCCGGCGGCCGCGGCGGCGTCTTCCCCGTCGACACCCACGTCCATCGCATCGCCCGGCGCATGGGGCTGGCGCCGCCGGACGCGGATCACGATGCGGTCCGGGAGGCCCTGGAGGACGCGGTGCCGGCGGAGAAATGCGGGTTCGGCCACACCGCCATGATCCAGTTCGGCCGCGAGCACTGCTCGGCGCGCAAACCCGCGTGTCTCGACGGCCTGGAGGCGTGTCCGCTCGCCGACCTGTGTGATCGGATCGGGGTCGATCCCGACTCGGGAGCCGTCGTCGATCCGGCCGACGACTTCGATTGA
- a CDS encoding beta-CASP ribonuclease aCPSF1, whose product MSSVDKQLEELKAEIEDELPPGISVSDVKYEGPELVVYTRDPKEFASNGDLIRKLASKLRKRITVRPDPDVLMDAREARERIRSVIPEDAGVTDLDFHVDTGEVVIEAEKPGMVIGRHGSTLREITKEIGWTPEVVRTPPIESSTVSNVRNFLKQEREERRDILERVGRQIHREEMADEQWVRITTLGCCREVGRASFILSTAETRVLVDCGDKPGAEGEVPYLQVPEAAPLNSIDAVVLTHAHLDHSALIPLLFKYGYDGPIYCTEPTRDLMGLLTLDYLDVAAKEGRTPPYESEMVREAIKHCIPLEYGDVTDIAPDVKLTFHNAGHILGSAVSHFHIGDGLYNVAFSGDIHYEDTRLFNGAVNDFPRVETLVLESTYGGRSDYQTDQEDSERNLLQIINDTHEKGGKVVIPAFAVGRSQEIMLVLEEAMRSGKIPEMPVHLDGMIWEATAIHTTYPEYLRDDLRDRIFHEDENPFLAEEFNHIDAGEDERQEVTDGDPAIILSTSGMVTGGPIMSWLRHLGSDPDSTLVFVGYQAQGTLGRRIQNGWDEIPMNDRERGGRGNTLSLKMDVETVDGFSGHADRQGLENFVKTMNPRPEKVLCVHGDERSVQDLSSALYHDYNMRTFAPKNLETFRFK is encoded by the coding sequence ATGAGCTCCGTAGACAAGCAACTCGAGGAACTGAAAGCAGAGATCGAGGACGAACTACCCCCCGGAATCTCCGTCTCCGACGTGAAATACGAGGGTCCGGAACTGGTCGTGTACACGCGCGATCCCAAGGAGTTCGCCAGCAACGGCGACCTGATCCGGAAGCTGGCGAGCAAGCTCCGCAAGCGCATCACGGTCCGGCCGGACCCCGACGTGCTGATGGACGCCCGCGAGGCCAGAGAGCGGATCCGGAGCGTCATTCCGGAGGACGCCGGCGTGACGGACCTCGACTTCCACGTCGACACCGGCGAGGTCGTCATCGAGGCCGAGAAACCGGGAATGGTCATCGGGCGCCACGGATCGACGCTCAGAGAGATCACGAAGGAGATCGGGTGGACGCCCGAGGTGGTGCGCACGCCGCCCATCGAATCATCGACGGTATCGAACGTCCGCAACTTCCTCAAGCAGGAACGCGAGGAGCGGCGCGACATCCTCGAACGCGTGGGCCGGCAGATCCACCGCGAGGAGATGGCCGACGAGCAGTGGGTGCGCATCACCACCCTCGGCTGCTGTCGCGAGGTCGGCCGCGCGAGTTTCATCCTCTCGACGGCCGAGACGCGCGTTCTCGTCGACTGCGGCGACAAGCCCGGCGCCGAGGGCGAGGTGCCGTACCTCCAGGTCCCCGAGGCGGCCCCCCTCAACTCCATCGACGCCGTCGTCCTCACCCACGCCCACCTCGACCACTCCGCGCTCATTCCCCTCCTGTTCAAGTACGGCTACGACGGCCCCATCTACTGTACCGAACCCACGCGGGACCTGATGGGCCTGCTCACGCTCGACTACCTCGACGTGGCCGCCAAGGAAGGCCGTACCCCGCCCTACGAGAGCGAGATGGTCCGGGAGGCGATCAAACACTGCATCCCCCTCGAGTACGGCGACGTGACCGACATCGCGCCGGACGTGAAGCTCACCTTCCACAACGCGGGCCACATCCTCGGCTCCGCCGTCTCCCACTTCCACATCGGCGACGGCCTCTACAACGTCGCGTTCTCGGGCGACATCCACTACGAGGACACGCGCCTGTTCAACGGCGCCGTCAACGACTTCCCGCGGGTCGAGACGCTGGTCCTGGAGTCCACCTACGGCGGGCGCAGCGACTACCAGACCGACCAGGAGGACTCCGAGCGCAACCTCCTGCAGATCATCAACGACACCCACGAGAAGGGTGGAAAGGTCGTCATCCCGGCGTTCGCGGTGGGGCGGTCCCAGGAAATCATGCTCGTTCTGGAGGAGGCGATGCGGAGCGGGAAGATCCCCGAGATGCCCGTCCACCTCGACGGCATGATCTGGGAGGCGACGGCCATCCACACGACGTATCCGGAGTACCTCCGCGACGACCTCAGGGATCGGATCTTCCACGAGGACGAGAACCCCTTCCTCGCCGAGGAGTTCAACCACATCGACGCCGGCGAGGACGAACGCCAGGAGGTCACCGACGGCGACCCGGCGATCATCCTCTCGACGTCCGGGATGGTCACCGGCGGCCCGATCATGTCCTGGCTCCGTCACCTCGGCTCCGATCCGGACTCGACGCTCGTCTTCGTCGGCTACCAGGCACAGGGGACCCTCGGCCGGCGCATCCAGAACGGCTGGGACGAGATTCCGATGAACGACCGCGAGCGTGGCGGCCGCGGCAACACGCTCTCCCTGAAGATGGACGTCGAGACGGTCGACGGCTTCTCCGGCCACGCCGACCGGCAGGGCCTCGAGAACTTCGTCAAGACGATGAACCCCCGCCCGGAGAAGGTGCTCTGTGTCCACGGCGACGAGCGCTCCGTGCAGGACCTCTCCTCCGCGCTCTATCACGACTACAACATGCGGACGTTCGCACCGAAGAACCTGGAGACGTTCCGGTTCAAGTAG
- a CDS encoding SDR family oxidoreductase, with translation MQPKTVLITGCSSGIGRATAEAFLDEEWEVYATARNPADVETLGDRGCTVAKLDVTEDDDVERVVDRILDEQGRIDCLVNNAGYAQFGPIEDVPVDAVHRQFDVNVYGAHRLTRAVLPHMRRRREGTVVNVSSVAGRVSFPGGGVYSGSKFALEAMTDALRAEVDEYGIDAVLIEPGPVDTRFSDRAESEVEGLDRSGAYESFYGVFEDTQAIGGGGPGAVSPDRVAEDVLNAASSTKPASRVPVGTLARVSVLGRFVPDRLRDRAFSLLDRLR, from the coding sequence GTGCAACCGAAGACCGTCCTCATCACGGGCTGTTCGTCCGGTATCGGTCGTGCGACCGCCGAGGCCTTCCTCGACGAGGAGTGGGAGGTGTACGCCACCGCCCGCAACCCCGCGGACGTCGAGACGCTGGGTGACCGCGGCTGTACCGTCGCGAAACTCGACGTGACCGAGGACGACGACGTGGAGCGGGTCGTCGACCGGATCCTCGACGAGCAGGGACGGATCGACTGCCTCGTCAACAACGCCGGCTACGCGCAGTTCGGGCCCATCGAGGACGTCCCCGTCGACGCCGTCCACCGCCAGTTCGACGTGAACGTCTACGGCGCCCACCGGCTGACCCGCGCGGTCCTGCCGCACATGCGCCGCCGGCGCGAGGGGACGGTCGTCAACGTCTCCAGCGTCGCCGGCCGCGTCTCCTTCCCCGGCGGCGGCGTCTACAGCGGGTCGAAGTTCGCGCTTGAAGCCATGACCGACGCCCTCCGGGCCGAGGTCGACGAGTACGGCATCGACGCCGTCCTGATCGAACCCGGTCCCGTCGACACCCGCTTCTCGGATCGCGCGGAGTCGGAGGTCGAGGGGCTGGATCGCTCGGGCGCCTACGAGTCCTTCTACGGCGTCTTCGAGGACACCCAGGCCATCGGCGGCGGCGGTCCCGGCGCGGTGTCGCCCGACCGGGTCGCCGAGGACGTCCTGAACGCCGCGAGTTCGACGAAGCCGGCGAGTCGGGTGCCGGTCGGGACGCTCGCCCGGGTGAGCGTCCTCGGTCGGTTCGTCCCCGACCGCCTGCGCGACCGGGCGTTCTCGCTGCTGGACCGGCTACGCTAG
- a CDS encoding ArsA family ATPase: MSDIDVEPVDEVDDADAADHDHGRGAAAVDVEAATDLPAGVDAPEYVLYGGKGGVGKTTMAAATALSSAAAGTATLVVSTDPAHSLSDTLDTEIPARPTRIREDAPLWAAEIDPEAAMEEGLFGEGGVGVAGDDPGAGGAPLGGLGDLGEALGDEAVDPLMGGSMPGADEAAAMRQLLEYLDDPRFDRVVIDTAPTGHTLRLLELPEVLDSMVGRLLSMREKFSGMMEGFKGMFGVGGEGEEGPDLDELRDRIERLRAVLQDPARTDFRVVMVPEEMSVVESERLVRRLDEFSIPVGTVVVNRVMEDLADVADVDPEWVVSPNLADCEFCQRRWDVQQNALRRASDLFRGHDVKRVPLLADEVRGERALRVVAACLA; this comes from the coding sequence ATGAGCGACATCGACGTGGAGCCGGTCGACGAGGTGGACGACGCGGACGCGGCCGATCACGACCACGGCCGCGGGGCCGCGGCGGTCGACGTCGAGGCGGCGACGGACCTGCCCGCGGGCGTGGACGCGCCGGAGTACGTCCTCTACGGTGGGAAAGGCGGCGTCGGCAAGACGACGATGGCGGCGGCGACGGCGCTCTCCTCGGCCGCCGCGGGGACGGCGACGCTCGTCGTCTCGACCGACCCCGCCCACTCCCTCTCGGATACGCTAGACACCGAGATTCCGGCGCGGCCGACGCGCATCCGCGAGGACGCCCCGCTGTGGGCCGCGGAGATCGATCCCGAGGCGGCGATGGAGGAGGGCCTGTTCGGCGAGGGCGGGGTCGGCGTCGCGGGCGACGACCCGGGGGCGGGCGGCGCCCCGCTCGGCGGCCTCGGGGACCTCGGCGAGGCGCTCGGCGACGAGGCGGTCGACCCCCTGATGGGCGGTTCGATGCCCGGCGCGGACGAGGCGGCCGCGATGCGGCAGTTGCTGGAGTACCTCGACGACCCCCGGTTCGACCGCGTGGTGATCGACACGGCGCCGACGGGCCACACCCTGCGCCTCTTGGAACTCCCCGAGGTGCTCGACTCGATGGTCGGGCGCCTGCTCTCGATGCGCGAGAAGTTCTCGGGGATGATGGAGGGGTTCAAGGGCATGTTCGGCGTCGGCGGCGAGGGCGAGGAGGGGCCGGACCTCGACGAACTCCGGGACCGCATCGAGCGCCTCCGGGCCGTCCTGCAGGACCCCGCGCGGACGGACTTCCGGGTCGTGATGGTGCCCGAGGAGATGAGCGTCGTCGAGTCCGAGCGCCTGGTCCGCCGTCTCGACGAGTTCTCGATTCCCGTGGGGACCGTCGTCGTCAACCGCGTGATGGAGGACCTCGCGGACGTGGCCGACGTCGACCCCGAGTGGGTGGTGTCGCCGAACCTGGCGGACTGCGAGTTCTGTCAGCGTCGCTGGGACGTCCAGCAGAACGCGCTTCGCAGAGCGAGTGATCTGTTCCGCGGCCACGACGTGAAGCGCGTGCCCCTGCTGGCCGACGAGGTGCGCGGCGAGCGGGCGCTGCGGGTCGTCGCGGCCTGCCTAGCGTAG
- a CDS encoding pyridoxal phosphate-dependent aminotransferase: MDYDTPLFFHVMQYADAADRDVIDLVSGGPDWEPPTALREGLREYADVDPAAFQYPPSDGLRELREEIAARRGVDADRVIVTNGAGEANYLAMAGALERDAGSEILLTDPVYPYYPGKAQMLGYDVTFVPVADDGGLDVAAMREAASADTAAILINSPNNPTGAVYDADAVAAMVDLADDTDAVLISDEVYDHYDFSGRFESALAVEGEHTVVTNSFSKSMAVTGLRVGYGIFPPHLADAARTRHMLVNVTGARPSQAAVLRALRETGPEYYEASRDLLRERIDAFTEALDAAGAEYVAPEGAFYVFARFEGFPGTLENVERLVDEAGVACMPGDTFGTHDEWVRFALVTPRAEEAARRLADYF, from the coding sequence ATGGACTACGACACGCCGCTTTTCTTTCACGTCATGCAGTACGCGGACGCGGCCGACCGCGACGTGATCGATCTGGTGAGCGGGGGGCCGGACTGGGAACCGCCGACCGCCCTCCGCGAGGGGTTGCGGGAGTACGCCGACGTCGACCCCGCGGCGTTCCAGTACCCGCCGAGCGACGGCCTGCGCGAACTCCGCGAGGAGATCGCCGCCCGCCGCGGCGTCGACGCCGATCGGGTGATCGTCACGAACGGCGCCGGCGAGGCCAACTACCTCGCGATGGCGGGGGCGCTCGAGCGCGACGCGGGATCGGAGATCCTGCTCACCGACCCCGTCTACCCCTACTATCCGGGCAAGGCGCAGATGCTCGGCTACGACGTCACGTTCGTTCCCGTCGCCGACGACGGCGGCCTCGACGTCGCGGCGATGCGGGAGGCGGCGAGCGCCGACACCGCCGCCATCCTGATCAACTCCCCCAACAACCCGACGGGGGCGGTGTACGACGCCGACGCCGTCGCCGCGATGGTCGACCTCGCCGACGACACCGACGCCGTCCTGATCTCCGACGAGGTGTACGACCACTACGACTTCTCCGGCCGCTTCGAGAGCGCACTCGCCGTCGAGGGCGAGCACACGGTCGTCACGAACTCCTTCTCGAAGTCGATGGCGGTGACGGGACTGCGTGTCGGCTACGGGATCTTCCCCCCACACCTCGCGGACGCGGCTCGCACGCGGCACATGCTCGTGAACGTGACCGGCGCCCGGCCGTCGCAGGCGGCGGTCCTCCGGGCGCTCCGGGAGACGGGGCCGGAGTACTACGAGGCCTCCCGGGACCTCCTGCGCGAGCGCATCGACGCCTTCACCGAGGCGCTGGACGCCGCCGGCGCGGAGTACGTCGCCCCCGAGGGCGCCTTCTACGTCTTCGCGCGCTTCGAGGGCTTCCCCGGGACCCTGGAGAACGTCGAACGCCTCGTCGACGAGGCGGGCGTCGCCTGCATGCCCGGCGACACCTTCGGGACGCACGACGAGTGGGTGCGGTTCGCGCTCGTCACCCCGCGGGCCGAGGAGGCCGCACGACGGCTGGCCGACTACTTCTAG
- a CDS encoding metal-dependent hydrolase → MNKKGHVLNAALLSVGLGVVLAAPTTLTAETALVTAETIAKLSVPVVLGALFPDVDTAFGKHRKTLHNAFVLGIFVGFPLVFDNLYFVWIGIATHYLLDVVGSRRGIAFLYPLTSQEWGLPSGVTTSSKYADLVTVVVTGVELAALGAFHVYVMPLGNTAGALNAVGI, encoded by the coding sequence GTGAACAAGAAAGGACACGTGCTCAACGCCGCGCTGTTGAGCGTCGGGCTGGGCGTCGTGCTCGCGGCGCCGACGACGCTGACGGCCGAGACTGCACTCGTCACCGCCGAAACGATAGCCAAACTCTCGGTCCCCGTCGTCCTCGGGGCGCTCTTTCCGGACGTGGACACCGCCTTCGGCAAACACCGCAAGACCCTGCACAACGCCTTCGTGCTCGGCATCTTCGTCGGCTTCCCGCTCGTCTTCGACAACCTCTATTTCGTCTGGATCGGCATCGCCACCCACTACCTCCTCGACGTGGTCGGGAGCCGTCGGGGCATCGCCTTCCTCTACCCGCTGACGAGCCAGGAGTGGGGGCTGCCGTCCGGCGTGACGACCAGCAGCAAGTACGCCGACCTCGTGACGGTGGTCGTCACGGGCGTGGAACTCGCCGCGCTCGGGGCCTTTCACGTCTACGTGATGCCCCTGGGCAACACCGCGGGCGCGCTGAACGCGGTCGGGATCTAG
- a CDS encoding PHP-associated domain-containing protein, whose translation MHVKVLDDSVVDRAKARGLDALVYAPHFTRLPTIRERADRFSDDELLVVPAREVFTGPWHARRHLLAVGLDDPVPDFVTFEGALHAFDRQDAAVLVPHPEMLNVSCSREDVADRPGAVHAVETYNAKCLPHQNRRCRAVARETGHPGFGSSYAHLRRTVGEAWTVFETDVDSEDALVAALRSGAPRRVVHRGGPGHRLQGLAEFAHLGYENTWGKLDRLFLSGTEPTHPSHIAYDGRFDDVAVY comes from the coding sequence ATGCACGTGAAGGTACTCGACGACTCCGTCGTCGACCGGGCGAAGGCCCGCGGACTCGACGCGCTCGTCTACGCGCCACACTTCACGCGGTTGCCGACCATCCGCGAACGCGCCGACCGGTTCTCCGACGACGAACTGCTCGTCGTGCCCGCGCGCGAGGTGTTCACCGGCCCGTGGCACGCCCGCCGACACCTCCTCGCCGTCGGCCTCGACGACCCCGTCCCCGACTTCGTCACCTTCGAGGGTGCGCTCCACGCGTTCGATCGGCAGGACGCGGCCGTCCTCGTCCCCCACCCCGAGATGCTGAACGTCAGTTGCTCCCGCGAGGACGTGGCCGACCGCCCCGGGGCCGTCCACGCCGTGGAGACGTACAACGCGAAGTGTCTCCCCCACCAGAACCGCCGGTGTCGGGCGGTCGCCCGCGAGACGGGCCACCCCGGCTTCGGGTCGTCGTACGCCCACCTCCGGCGGACGGTGGGGGAGGCGTGGACCGTCTTCGAGACGGACGTCGACTCCGAGGATGCCCTCGTTGCCGCGCTTCGCTCGGGCGCGCCCCGGCGGGTCGTCCACCGGGGTGGCCCCGGCCACCGTCTGCAGGGCCTCGCCGAGTTCGCCCACCTCGGCTACGAGAACACGTGGGGGAAACTCGACAGGCTCTTTCTCTCGGGCACCGAGCCCACCCACCCGAGCCACATCGCCTACGACGGCCGGTTCGACGACGTGGCGGTCTACTAG
- a CDS encoding transcription elongation factor Spt5 produces MGIFAVKTTASQERTVADMIASREEDEVHAVLAPDSLTSYVMVEADNSAVLERVMDEIPHARSIVPGTSSLTEVEHFLSPTPDVEGIAEGDIVELIAGPFKGEKARVQRIDEGKDQVTVELYEATVPIPVTVRGDQIRVLDSDER; encoded by the coding sequence ATGGGCATCTTCGCGGTCAAGACCACGGCCAGCCAGGAGCGCACCGTCGCGGACATGATCGCCAGCCGCGAGGAGGACGAGGTACACGCGGTGCTGGCCCCCGACTCCCTGACGAGTTATGTGATGGTCGAGGCGGACAACAGCGCCGTCCTCGAACGCGTGATGGACGAGATCCCCCACGCCCGGTCCATCGTTCCGGGCACCTCCTCGCTCACCGAGGTGGAACATTTCCTCTCGCCCACCCCGGACGTGGAGGGCATCGCCGAGGGCGACATCGTCGAACTCATCGCCGGGCCGTTCAAGGGCGAGAAGGCCCGCGTCCAGCGCATCGACGAGGGCAAGGATCAGGTGACCGTCGAACTGTACGAGGCGACGGTCCCGATCCCCGTCACGGTCCGTGGCGACCAGATTCGCGTCCTCGACTCGGACGAGCGCTAA
- a CDS encoding protein translocase SEC61 complex subunit gamma, which translates to MDVKYDLSSYVRVLKMASTPSWNEFSQVAKVAGAGVFLVGLLGFIIFAIMTFLPGGA; encoded by the coding sequence ATGGACGTCAAATACGACCTCTCAAGCTACGTCCGCGTGCTCAAGATGGCGAGCACGCCGTCGTGGAACGAGTTCTCGCAGGTTGCGAAAGTCGCCGGCGCCGGCGTCTTTCTCGTCGGCCTCCTCGGGTTCATCATCTTCGCCATCATGACGTTTCTCCCCGGAGGGGCATAG
- the ftsZ gene encoding cell division protein FtsZ yields the protein MDSIVEDAIEEAEEPGDGAAAGVDASREPATDTSADTGNRTGEMTDEELQDVLEDLQTDITVVGCGGAGGNTVNRMAEEGIKGANLVAANTDVQHLVDVEADTKILMGEEKTGGRGAGSLPQVGEEAAIESQEDIYGAIQGSDMVFVTAGLGGGTGTGSAPVVAEAARESGALTIAIVTTPFTAEGEVRRTNAEAGLERLRDVADTVIVVPNDRLLDSVGKLPVRQAFKVSDEVLMRSVKGITELITKPGLVNLDFADVKTVMEKGGVAMIGLGESDSEQKAQDSVRSALRSPLLDVDISGANSALVNVTGGTDMAIEEAEGVVEEIYDRIDPDARIIWGTSIDEELDGTMRTMIVVTGVESPQIYGRGDDEPAPEPSGGDDIDYVE from the coding sequence ATGGACTCCATCGTGGAGGATGCAATCGAAGAAGCCGAGGAGCCGGGGGATGGGGCCGCGGCAGGGGTCGACGCCAGCCGGGAGCCCGCGACCGACACGTCCGCCGACACCGGGAATCGAACGGGAGAGATGACCGACGAGGAACTCCAGGACGTCCTGGAGGACCTCCAGACCGATATCACCGTCGTCGGCTGTGGGGGCGCCGGCGGCAACACGGTCAACCGCATGGCCGAGGAGGGGATCAAGGGCGCCAACCTCGTCGCCGCCAACACCGACGTGCAACACCTCGTCGACGTGGAGGCCGACACCAAGATCCTGATGGGGGAGGAGAAGACCGGCGGCCGCGGCGCCGGTTCGCTCCCGCAGGTGGGGGAGGAGGCCGCCATCGAGAGCCAGGAGGACATCTACGGCGCCATCCAGGGCTCCGACATGGTGTTCGTCACCGCGGGTCTGGGCGGCGGCACCGGCACCGGGTCGGCGCCCGTCGTCGCCGAGGCGGCCCGCGAGTCCGGCGCGCTCACCATCGCCATCGTGACCACGCCCTTCACCGCGGAGGGCGAGGTCCGCCGGACCAACGCCGAGGCCGGCCTCGAACGCCTGCGCGACGTTGCCGACACCGTCATCGTGGTGCCCAACGACCGCCTGCTGGACTCGGTCGGGAAACTCCCCGTCCGGCAGGCGTTCAAGGTGTCCGACGAGGTGCTGATGCGCTCGGTGAAGGGCATCACGGAGCTCATCACCAAGCCCGGCCTCGTCAACCTCGACTTCGCGGACGTGAAGACGGTCATGGAGAAGGGCGGCGTCGCCATGATCGGCCTCGGCGAGAGCGACTCCGAGCAGAAGGCACAGGACTCGGTGCGCTCGGCGCTGCGCTCGCCCCTGCTGGACGTGGACATCTCCGGTGCCAACTCGGCGCTCGTGAACGTCACCGGCGGCACCGACATGGCCATCGAGGAGGCCGAGGGCGTCGTCGAGGAGATCTACGACCGGATCGACCCCGACGCCCGCATCATCTGGGGCACCTCCATCGACGAGGAACTCGACGGGACGATGCGGACGATGATCGTCGTCACGGGCGTCGAGTCGCCCCAGATCTACGGCCGCGGCGACGACGAACCGGCGCCGGAACCGTCTGGCGGCGACGACATCGACTACGTGGAGTAG
- a CDS encoding D-aminoacyl-tRNA deacylase — MIAIVVSRADSASERIGEALLDLADWTERRDERRPDGEGGGTYYRTDGFELRTFDDLHIHLDEPDAAFDDPDLLVVVSRHSGETGALLTAHFTGNFGDAEYGGEAGEFARACPNAAAEAVAALDEYAPAGYDVGTECTHHGPTNVGVPSMFVELGSGEAQWSDPAGARAVARAVLDLCGVTADRDKQVAGFGGGHYAPRFGRIVRETAWAVGHVAADWGLEAMGNPATNRDVLRRAVEASGTDTVLVEGGRPGLTDVLTDLGYRVVTETWLRETSAHPLPVVEAVEERLDDVTDGLRFGEVVPAFEGTAGDAVVVTDLPTALVDAAHGVDAEAARAAVADHAVAFETTEGGTRPRGRVALSAADPAAAAEATTDALSRVLADDYDEVSRRDGEVVARTEAFDPAAASDLGVPEGPAFGRLADGRAVEVDGERIDPSAVRTERVERFPVVEAPET; from the coding sequence GTGATCGCTATCGTCGTCAGTCGCGCCGACAGCGCCTCCGAACGCATCGGCGAGGCGTTGCTCGACCTCGCCGACTGGACCGAACGCCGCGACGAGCGCCGCCCCGACGGCGAGGGCGGTGGCACCTACTACCGCACCGACGGCTTCGAACTGCGGACCTTCGACGACCTCCACATCCACCTCGACGAACCGGACGCCGCCTTCGACGACCCCGACCTGCTGGTCGTCGTCTCCCGTCACTCGGGGGAGACGGGGGCGCTCCTGACGGCCCACTTCACGGGCAACTTCGGCGACGCGGAGTACGGCGGCGAGGCGGGCGAGTTCGCCCGCGCCTGTCCCAACGCCGCGGCCGAAGCCGTCGCGGCGCTCGACGAGTACGCGCCGGCGGGCTACGACGTCGGCACCGAGTGCACCCACCACGGCCCGACGAACGTGGGCGTCCCGTCGATGTTCGTCGAACTCGGGAGCGGGGAGGCGCAGTGGTCGGACCCGGCGGGCGCCCGCGCCGTCGCCCGTGCCGTCCTCGACCTGTGCGGGGTCACGGCGGACCGGGACAAACAGGTCGCGGGCTTCGGCGGCGGCCACTACGCGCCCCGGTTCGGTCGGATCGTCCGCGAGACGGCGTGGGCGGTCGGCCACGTCGCCGCCGACTGGGGCCTCGAGGCGATGGGCAACCCCGCCACGAACCGGGACGTCCTCCGCCGAGCGGTCGAGGCGAGCGGCACCGACACCGTCCTCGTCGAGGGTGGCCGGCCGGGGCTGACGGACGTCCTCACCGACCTGGGCTACCGGGTCGTGACCGAGACGTGGCTGCGGGAGACGAGCGCCCACCCGCTCCCCGTCGTCGAGGCCGTGGAGGAGCGTCTGGACGACGTCACCGACGGCCTGCGGTTCGGCGAGGTGGTGCCGGCGTTCGAGGGGACGGCCGGGGACGCCGTCGTCGTCACGGACCTGCCGACCGCCCTCGTCGACGCGGCCCACGGCGTCGACGCCGAGGCCGCGCGGGCCGCCGTCGCGGACCACGCCGTCGCCTTCGAGACGACCGAGGGGGGTACGCGACCCCGCGGCCGGGTCGCGCTGTCGGCCGCCGATCCGGCGGCGGCGGCCGAGGCGACGACCGACGCGCTGTCGCGCGTCCTCGCCGACGACTACGACGAGGTGAGCCGACGGGACGGCGAAGTGGTCGCGCGCACCGAGGCGTTCGACCCGGCGGCCGCGAGCGACCTCGGCGTGCCCGAGGGGCCGGCGTTCGGCCGCCTCGCGGACGGACGGGCGGTCGAAGTCGACGGCGAACGGATCGACCCCTCGGCGGTGCGAACCGAGCGGGTCGAGCGCTTCCCCGTCGTCGAGGCTCCGGAAACGTAA